The following coding sequences lie in one Caproicibacterium argilliputei genomic window:
- a CDS encoding ABC transporter substrate-binding protein, translated as MIPFKKQIFALALAAAIALSAAACAGTGASSAVSSVAKGTSSASVSSSAVAAEKTTMKVDTLKGPTGLGMLKMMQDTDAKTAANDYRFTLDSDPTAAVAKLTSGEVDMAGLPTNLAAALYKKTGGKMQLLEINTLGVLHVVTNGEAVKSVKDLKGKTVYSSGQGSVPEYTFNYILKQNGLTPGKDVKVVYASEHAEVVTKLLSGEAKVAVLPEPFVTQALAKCKTAKLALNLTDEWNKVVKDGSVLTMGCIVVRKEFADTHKEAITKFLQEYKESSDYTNQNPAQAGKLAEKYLSMPAAVATKAIPNCGITFLDGAEMKAKVQPFLKIMYQENPKSVGGALPDDGLYYQN; from the coding sequence ATGATACCATTCAAAAAACAAATTTTCGCGCTGGCGCTTGCGGCAGCCATTGCGCTGTCTGCGGCGGCGTGCGCGGGCACAGGAGCTTCTTCTGCCGTTTCATCCGTGGCAAAGGGTACTTCGTCTGCTTCCGTTTCGTCCTCTGCGGTGGCTGCGGAAAAGACAACTATGAAAGTGGATACGCTGAAAGGCCCCACCGGTTTGGGAATGCTGAAAATGATGCAGGACACCGATGCTAAAACAGCGGCAAACGATTATCGCTTTACATTGGATTCAGATCCGACCGCGGCGGTTGCCAAGCTGACATCCGGCGAGGTGGATATGGCAGGACTGCCAACCAATTTGGCGGCGGCTCTGTACAAAAAAACCGGTGGGAAAATGCAGCTGCTCGAGATTAACACACTTGGTGTGCTGCACGTTGTGACCAACGGTGAAGCCGTCAAGTCTGTGAAAGATTTAAAGGGGAAAACGGTGTATTCCTCCGGCCAGGGTTCGGTTCCCGAATATACATTTAACTATATCCTGAAACAAAACGGGTTGACACCGGGCAAAGATGTGAAAGTTGTCTATGCATCCGAGCACGCCGAGGTGGTTACCAAACTGCTGTCCGGTGAGGCGAAAGTCGCGGTTCTGCCGGAGCCGTTTGTAACGCAGGCACTTGCCAAGTGCAAAACCGCAAAGTTAGCGCTGAATTTGACTGACGAATGGAACAAAGTTGTCAAGGACGGCAGCGTGCTGACCATGGGCTGCATCGTGGTGCGCAAAGAATTTGCCGACACACACAAGGAAGCTATCACGAAGTTTCTGCAGGAATACAAGGAAAGTTCAGACTACACGAACCAAAACCCCGCGCAGGCGGGCAAACTGGCGGAAAAATATCTGAGTATGCCGGCGGCTGTGGCGACCAAGGCAATTCCTAACTGCGGTATTACCTTTTTGGACGGTGCGGAGATGAAAGCCAAGGTGCAGCCGTTTTTAAAAATTATGTATCAGGAAAATCCGAAATCTGTAGGAGGAGCACTGCCGGATGATGGCCTTTACTACCAGAATTAA
- a CDS encoding Crp/Fnr family transcriptional regulator, whose protein sequence is MRELQKEEQFFEKLRDIPLLAGVCEQTLTLAFRDDGCHYTVFSAGETFTPGRRVGVVCSGEVRAFRRIAGGGEVLLNTFFAGDVFGLASAFLPEDTPLSLLRTKRTAEVLFFERPLLQKLFAADAKTAENYIADLSERVAFLTQRISVASGGTAGQRLAAWLLSRRTDEAGCLTLPCSVANLSGLLGISRASLYRVLAALQQSGILRQQGRTMQILNRGRLAALQEAESI, encoded by the coding sequence ATGCGGGAGCTGCAAAAGGAAGAACAGTTTTTCGAAAAGCTGCGGGACATTCCGCTGCTAGCGGGTGTCTGTGAGCAGACACTGACACTGGCCTTTCGAGATGACGGCTGCCACTATACCGTTTTTTCCGCAGGGGAGACTTTTACACCGGGGCGCAGGGTTGGCGTGGTGTGTTCCGGTGAGGTGCGGGCGTTCCGCCGGATTGCCGGTGGCGGGGAAGTGCTGCTGAACACTTTCTTTGCAGGCGATGTGTTTGGCTTGGCAAGTGCGTTTTTGCCGGAGGATACGCCGCTTTCTCTATTGCGTACAAAACGCACGGCAGAGGTGCTGTTTTTCGAGCGGCCGCTTTTACAAAAACTGTTTGCGGCGGATGCGAAAACGGCGGAAAATTATATTGCCGACCTTTCCGAACGCGTCGCGTTTTTGACACAGCGCATTAGCGTGGCGTCCGGAGGCACAGCCGGGCAGCGTTTGGCGGCGTGGCTGCTGAGCCGGCGCACGGATGAAGCGGGATGCTTGACCCTGCCGTGCAGTGTGGCGAATCTTTCCGGGCTGCTCGGCATCAGCCGGGCCTCCCTGTATCGTGTGCTGGCTGCTTTGCAGCAGTCCGGCATTTTGCGGCAGCAGGGGCGCACCATGCAGATTTTGAACCGTGGCAGGCTGGCTGCCTTGCAGGAAGCAGAGAGCATATAA
- a CDS encoding CD1247 N-terminal domain-containing protein, whose product MTVTEKVSYIRGLAEGLELDENSKEVKVINAIIDLLEDLAQSVTDVEDVVSDVEGQLDEVDEDLGSLERFVYDIPEDEDDEDGCSCGCEDDEDGEYYEVTCPNCHETICLSQDIVEDGQMECPNCGEVLEFDLVDEDEEDEACGCGCNQDTEKE is encoded by the coding sequence ATGACAGTCACCGAAAAAGTTTCGTACATCCGCGGATTGGCCGAAGGGCTGGAACTGGATGAAAACAGTAAAGAAGTGAAAGTCATTAACGCAATCATTGATTTACTGGAGGATCTTGCACAGTCCGTAACTGATGTGGAAGACGTTGTTTCTGATGTGGAGGGCCAGCTGGACGAGGTCGATGAAGACTTGGGTTCTTTGGAGCGGTTCGTTTACGACATTCCTGAAGACGAGGATGACGAAGACGGCTGCAGCTGCGGCTGTGAGGACGACGAGGATGGCGAATACTATGAAGTGACGTGCCCGAACTGTCACGAAACCATTTGCCTTTCTCAGGATATCGTGGAAGATGGGCAGATGGAATGCCCCAACTGCGGCGAAGTGTTGGAGTTTGACTTGGTCGATGAGGACGAGGAAGACGAAGCTTGCGGCTGCGGATGTAACCAGGATACCGAAAAAGAATAA
- the efp gene encoding elongation factor P has protein sequence MISAGDFRNGVTFEMDGQVVSIIEFQHVKPGKGAAFVRTKIRNVITGAVTERTFNPNDKYPVAYIERKDMQYLYNDGDLYYFMDSETFEQIPINKDVLGDSFKFVKENMDCKVLSYKGNVFGVEPPNFVELQITETDPGFKGDTATNATKPAKLETGAEIKVPLFINEGEVIRIDTRTGEYMERA, from the coding sequence ATGATCTCTGCAGGTGATTTTCGCAATGGCGTGACCTTTGAAATGGACGGTCAGGTCGTTTCGATCATTGAATTTCAGCACGTAAAGCCGGGCAAGGGCGCCGCTTTTGTCCGCACCAAGATCCGCAATGTCATTACCGGGGCTGTTACGGAGCGTACCTTTAACCCGAACGACAAGTATCCGGTTGCGTACATTGAGCGCAAGGATATGCAGTACCTTTATAATGACGGCGATCTTTATTACTTCATGGATTCTGAAACTTTTGAGCAGATTCCGATTAACAAGGACGTGCTGGGTGACAGCTTTAAGTTTGTGAAAGAAAACATGGACTGCAAGGTGCTGTCTTACAAAGGTAACGTCTTTGGCGTGGAGCCGCCGAACTTTGTCGAACTGCAGATTACGGAAACGGATCCGGGCTTTAAGGGTGACACAGCCACCAACGCAACCAAACCCGCAAAGCTGGAAACCGGTGCGGAGATTAAAGTGCCGCTGTTCATTAACGAAGGCGAAGTCATTCGGATTGATACACGCACCGGTGAATATATGGAGCGTGCCTGA
- the aroQ gene encoding type II 3-dehydroquinate dehydratase gives MTQKKILLLLGPNLNMVGVREQGVYGTETAESIQQEVQALAQKLGFSLDVFQSNHEGELIDRIHAMRGVYDGCILNAGALTHYSYALRDAISCVHGIPFIETHMSNIYAREEFRHTSVLAPVCAGQISGFGKTSYFLALYALQSLL, from the coding sequence GTGACACAGAAAAAAATTTTGCTGCTTTTGGGGCCGAACCTCAATATGGTTGGCGTTCGGGAGCAGGGTGTGTACGGTACCGAAACCGCAGAAAGCATCCAGCAGGAAGTGCAGGCACTTGCACAGAAGCTGGGCTTTTCTCTGGATGTTTTTCAGTCGAATCATGAGGGAGAGCTGATTGACCGGATTCATGCCATGCGTGGTGTTTACGATGGCTGCATCCTCAATGCCGGCGCACTGACACACTACAGCTACGCGCTGCGGGATGCCATCAGCTGCGTGCACGGAATCCCGTTTATCGAAACGCACATGAGCAATATTTATGCACGCGAGGAGTTCCGCCACACCAGCGTGCTGGCACCGGTTTGCGCCGGACAGATTTCCGGCTTTGGAAAGACAAGCTATTTTCTGGCGCTGTATGCGCTGCAGTCGTTGCTTTAA
- a CDS encoding YqeG family HAD IIIA-type phosphatase, giving the protein MTLKMPFCSVDKVTQITPSLLHSMGVRAVLLDVDNTLSPPQSQVPFPGTVAWAEKMQREGFRLLILSNNFRSRVEPFAAQYGLPFVSFALKPLPGGYLRAMRQLQAHRSETVVVGDQVYTDVIGANLVGLRSILVTPCILEESASFLRRRRGEEEVRRALKASGRHLTPKE; this is encoded by the coding sequence TTGACGCTGAAAATGCCTTTCTGTTCCGTCGACAAGGTTACACAGATTACCCCTTCGCTGCTGCACAGCATGGGTGTCCGCGCAGTCCTGCTGGATGTGGACAATACGCTTTCGCCGCCGCAAAGCCAGGTGCCCTTTCCGGGCACAGTGGCGTGGGCGGAAAAAATGCAGCGCGAGGGCTTTCGACTTTTAATCCTTTCAAATAACTTTCGAAGCCGTGTGGAGCCTTTTGCCGCGCAGTATGGTCTGCCGTTTGTCAGCTTTGCCCTCAAACCGCTGCCGGGCGGGTATCTGCGCGCTATGCGGCAGTTGCAGGCACACCGCTCGGAAACCGTTGTTGTGGGGGATCAGGTTTACACCGATGTGATTGGCGCTAATTTGGTCGGACTGCGCTCCATTTTGGTGACGCCATGCATACTGGAAGAGTCCGCTTCGTTTCTGCGCCGCCGGCGCGGAGAAGAGGAAGTACGGCGCGCTCTCAAGGCGTCTGGCCGTCATCTTACACCGAAGGAGTGA
- the rpsU gene encoding 30S ribosomal protein S21, with protein MAEVRVKDNESLDSALRRFKKQCARSGVIAEVRKREAYEKPSVRRKKKSEAARKRKFK; from the coding sequence ATGGCTGAGGTCCGAGTAAAAGACAATGAATCTTTGGACAGTGCTCTGCGCCGCTTTAAAAAGCAGTGCGCACGTTCCGGTGTCATTGCGGAGGTTCGCAAGAGGGAGGCTTACGAAAAGCCTTCTGTGCGGCGGAAGAAAAAATCCGAAGCAGCCCGTAAGCGCAAGTTTAAGTAA
- a CDS encoding IS5 family transposase, which translates to MSMSALCDELAQVRTKKKEFLEQIERIVPWGKWVAMIKPCYYKGEHGNKPYDLELMLRLYLLQNLYNLSDEATVAETIDSRAFSDFCGVESSNQVPDGDTLGRFRNILIQNGLQEQLFAQVANLLQQKGLLLKKGTIVDSTIIAAPSSTKNQEKQRDPDAHQVKKGNAWHFGYKAHVGVDKDSGLVHTVEVTAANVHDVAMTSKLLTGEESVVYGDSGYLGAEKREDAIIKNNAGKRIRYKFNRRPSQIKKGSNRSQAQLKRREHEKSSVRAKVEHVFAVVKGLLRYRKTRYRGLQKQTAKLNMMFALANLILADRPGLAV; encoded by the coding sequence ATGAGTATGTCAGCTCTGTGCGATGAACTGGCACAGGTGCGTACGAAGAAAAAAGAATTTCTCGAGCAGATTGAGCGCATCGTTCCATGGGGGAAATGGGTGGCCATGATCAAGCCGTGCTACTACAAAGGAGAGCACGGAAACAAGCCCTATGATTTGGAACTGATGCTGCGGCTGTATCTGCTGCAAAACCTATATAATCTATCCGACGAAGCAACGGTGGCTGAAACGATCGACAGTCGTGCCTTTTCGGATTTCTGCGGCGTGGAATCAAGCAATCAGGTGCCGGACGGGGATACGCTGGGAAGATTTCGTAATATTCTCATACAAAACGGTTTGCAGGAGCAGTTGTTTGCGCAGGTGGCAAATTTGCTGCAACAAAAGGGACTGCTTCTGAAAAAGGGTACCATTGTGGATTCCACCATCATAGCCGCTCCGTCCTCCACGAAAAATCAGGAGAAGCAGCGAGACCCGGATGCACATCAGGTGAAGAAGGGCAATGCGTGGCACTTTGGCTACAAGGCACATGTTGGGGTGGATAAGGATAGCGGGCTTGTTCACACGGTTGAGGTAACGGCCGCCAATGTCCATGATGTCGCCATGACCTCCAAACTGCTGACCGGAGAGGAAAGCGTTGTATACGGAGACAGCGGATATTTGGGAGCGGAAAAGCGCGAGGATGCCATTATAAAGAACAATGCTGGCAAGCGTATCCGTTACAAGTTCAATCGTCGCCCATCGCAAATCAAAAAGGGTTCCAACAGGTCGCAAGCCCAACTCAAGCGCAGAGAGCACGAAAAGTCATCGGTTCGTGCCAAAGTAGAACATGTTTTTGCCGTTGTGAAAGGTCTGTTACGGTACCGAAAGACGCGATACCGAGGTCTGCAAAAGCAGACCGCCAAACTGAATATGATGTTTGCGTTGGCGAATCTGATTCTGGCTGACAGGCCCGGCCTGGCAGTCTGA
- a CDS encoding type II toxin-antitoxin system HicA family toxin, translating to MKTKSDSSRELIKLITADGWYEVRCVGDHHQFKHPTKPGLVTITHPRKDIPIKTARSIAAQAGITLP from the coding sequence ATGAAAACGAAAAGCGATTCTTCTCGGGAACTGATAAAGCTGATTACGGCAGACGGATGGTATGAAGTCCGCTGTGTAGGTGACCACCACCAGTTCAAGCACCCCACAAAACCCGGTCTGGTAACAATCACGCATCCTAGAAAAGATATACCGATAAAAACCGCTAGAAGTATAGCAGCGCAGGCAGGAATCACACTTCCGTGA
- a CDS encoding type II toxin-antitoxin system HicB family antitoxin, with the protein MKDTYSFIAVFTFAEDGISIEFPDLPGCLPCAQTHDEALHNAQEALGLHLFGMEQDGETIPAPSPINKITLKKNQVPALISVYMPLVRNQVQTTSVKKTLTIPAWLNALAEKNNINFSQTLQTALKDMLQAEK; encoded by the coding sequence ATGAAAGACACATATTCATTTATCGCTGTTTTCACTTTTGCAGAAGATGGCATATCGATCGAATTTCCCGACCTGCCTGGCTGCCTGCCCTGTGCACAGACACACGATGAAGCGCTGCATAACGCGCAGGAAGCGTTAGGACTGCATTTGTTCGGCATGGAACAGGACGGCGAAACAATTCCTGCCCCCTCTCCAATCAACAAAATCACACTGAAAAAAAACCAAGTTCCCGCGCTTATCTCCGTTTATATGCCGCTGGTGCGCAATCAGGTACAGACAACCAGTGTTAAAAAAACACTCACCATCCCCGCCTGGCTGAATGCGCTGGCCGAAAAGAACAACATTAACTTTTCGCAGACACTGCAAACCGCGTTGAAAGATATGCTTCAGGCAGAAAAATAA
- a CDS encoding type II toxin-antitoxin system RelE family toxin, translated as MGDFRVIFDSNGQIVLIIRIDNRGQIYK; from the coding sequence GTGGGCGACTTCCGGGTCATATTTGATTCAAATGGTCAGATAGTGCTCATCATTCGTATAGACAATCGCGGCCAGATTTATAAATAA
- a CDS encoding tyrosine-type recombinase/integrase — MAKLKKRKDGMYQKSVLLSTGKRKVVYAKTLAELQAKEDAVKNEDKSGLDVGNHTLVGEWAKQWLKVYKFGLRQGTYEMYRRVYNNNIMELLGAMELRDVKPVHIKKVMLSVAAKSESWQDKVLLTMRQMFRTARQNHLIIDDPTEGIKITKHSKAAVQKEMALSDEQQHQLLDHFPLVSKGQKYSF; from the coding sequence ATGGCAAAACTAAAAAAGCGTAAAGACGGGATGTATCAAAAATCTGTTTTGCTGTCCACTGGTAAGCGCAAAGTAGTCTATGCAAAAACACTCGCTGAATTACAGGCAAAAGAAGATGCTGTTAAGAATGAAGATAAATCCGGTCTTGACGTTGGCAACCACACGTTGGTTGGCGAATGGGCAAAGCAATGGCTCAAGGTTTACAAATTCGGACTCCGTCAAGGCACTTATGAGATGTACCGCCGCGTGTACAATAATAACATTATGGAGTTGCTGGGTGCTATGGAGCTGCGGGACGTCAAACCAGTGCACATCAAAAAGGTGATGCTGTCCGTTGCGGCTAAGTCCGAATCATGGCAAGACAAAGTATTGTTAACTATGCGGCAGATGTTCCGCACTGCTCGGCAGAATCATTTGATTATTGATGATCCGACAGAAGGTATTAAAATCACGAAACATAGCAAAGCCGCTGTGCAAAAAGAAATGGCACTGTCAGACGAACAACAACATCAGCTATTGGATCATTTCCCCCTTGTTAGTAAAGGGCAAAAATACAGCTTCTGA
- a CDS encoding purine-nucleoside phosphorylase — MKKIQDAVTAIREKTELMPKVGIVLGSGLGGLAASVQNPCVIPYQEIPGFAPSTAPGHAGKLLLGTIGSIPVVCMQGRLHYYEGHRMEDIVLPVRVMKALGAQTVILTNAAGGVNTDFRPGDLMLLTDHINFLGTNPLIGPNDEEIGPRFPDMTHVYTPSLRSLALQAAQECGISLQQGVYLATTGPSYETPAEIRMFRTLGADAVGMSTVPEAIAAAHCGLQVLGFSLITNMGAGVLDKPLSSEEVIQTADARGHDLQRLVSTILAKL, encoded by the coding sequence ATGAAAAAAATACAGGATGCCGTAACTGCTATCCGCGAAAAAACTGAACTGATGCCAAAAGTCGGAATCGTCCTCGGCTCCGGTCTGGGTGGGCTTGCCGCCAGCGTGCAGAACCCCTGCGTCATTCCCTATCAGGAGATTCCGGGCTTTGCACCCTCAACTGCGCCGGGTCACGCTGGAAAGCTGCTGCTGGGCACCATCGGCTCCATACCGGTTGTCTGTATGCAGGGGCGGCTCCACTACTATGAAGGACACCGTATGGAAGACATTGTACTGCCGGTACGCGTCATGAAAGCGCTCGGCGCGCAAACTGTCATTTTAACCAATGCGGCTGGCGGCGTCAACACAGACTTTCGACCGGGCGACCTGATGCTGCTGACCGACCACATCAATTTTTTGGGAACCAATCCACTGATTGGCCCGAATGATGAGGAAATCGGCCCGCGCTTTCCGGATATGACGCACGTTTACACACCATCGCTGCGCAGCTTGGCTTTACAGGCAGCGCAGGAATGCGGGATTTCTTTGCAGCAGGGTGTGTACCTTGCAACCACCGGCCCCAGCTATGAAACGCCGGCGGAAATCCGTATGTTTCGTACATTGGGGGCAGACGCAGTGGGAATGTCCACCGTACCGGAAGCCATCGCCGCGGCGCACTGCGGCCTGCAGGTGCTGGGCTTCTCCCTCATCACGAACATGGGTGCTGGCGTGCTGGACAAACCGCTCAGCAGTGAGGAGGTCATTCAAACCGCAGACGCGCGCGGGCATGACCTGCAGCGTCTGGTTTCCACCATCCTTGCCAAACTTTAA